The Triticum aestivum cultivar Chinese Spring chromosome 3A, IWGSC CS RefSeq v2.1, whole genome shotgun sequence genome includes a region encoding these proteins:
- the LOC123058786 gene encoding uncharacterized protein, producing the protein MSSSQRTLRDVMMQEERPTTMASRLLAPDASLSNPSFRTYYGVASAGSVPFLWESAPGTPKNDGASSRALPPITPPPSYYSKTKITKSESSKKLLSSSRPASFVPTMFRRSHTMPAPSPSKEYSRRKRLVASPPRSSFSSTSRGEDEEADGGAASPTSTLCFRARRSGGGTGRLHGMIASVVGR; encoded by the coding sequence ATGAGCTCGAGCCAGAGGACGCTCCGGGACGTGATGATGCAGGAGGAGAGGCCGACCACCATGGCCAGCCGCCTCCTCGCCCCGGACGCCTCCCTCTCCAACCCCTCCTTCCGCACCTACTACGGCGTCGCCTCCGCGGGCTCGGTGCCGTTCCTCTGGGAGTCGGCGCCGGGGACGCCCAAGAACGACGGCGCCTCGTCCAGGGCGCTCCCGCCCATCACGCCGCCGCCTTCCTACTACAGCAAGACGAAGATCACCAAGTCGGAGTCCTCCAAGAAGCTGCTCTCGTCCTCCAGGCCGGCCAGCTTCGTCCCGACGATGTTCCGCAGGAGCCACACGATGCCGGCTCCCTCGCCGTCCAAGGAGTACAGCCGGAGGAAGAGGCTGGTGGCGAGCCCGCCGCGGTCGTCCTTCTCGTCCACGTCAAGGGGAGAGGACGAAGAAGCGGACGGCGGGGCGGCGTCACCGACGTCTACCCTGTGCTTCCGCGCCCGGCGCTCCGGCGGGGGAACCGGCAGGCTGCATGGGATGATTGCCTCCGTGGTGGGAAGGTAA